The following proteins are co-located in the Pseudomonas sp. DY-1 genome:
- a CDS encoding MoxR family ATPase: MKFEGTQSYVATDDLKLAVNAAITLQRPLLVKGEPGTGKTMLAEQLAAAFGAKLITWHIKSTTKAHQGLYEYDAVSRLRDSQLDSDKVHDVRNYIKKGKLWEAFESEERVILLIDEIDKADIEFPNDLLQELDKMEFYVYETNETIKAKQRPIIIITSNNEKELPDAFLRRCFFHYIAFPDRDTLQKIVDVHYPNISNSLVAEALDVFFDVRKVPGLKKKPSTSELVDWLKLLMADNIGEAVLRERDPTKAIPPLAGALVKNEQDVQLLERLAFMSRRASR; this comes from the coding sequence ATGAAGTTCGAAGGCACCCAGTCCTACGTCGCCACCGACGACCTCAAGCTCGCGGTGAACGCCGCCATCACCCTGCAGCGCCCGCTGCTGGTCAAGGGTGAACCGGGTACCGGCAAGACCATGCTGGCCGAGCAACTGGCCGCCGCCTTCGGCGCCAAGCTGATCACCTGGCACATCAAGTCGACCACCAAGGCTCACCAGGGCCTGTACGAGTACGACGCGGTGAGCCGTCTGCGCGATTCCCAGCTGGACTCCGACAAGGTCCACGACGTTCGCAACTACATCAAGAAAGGCAAGCTGTGGGAGGCGTTCGAATCCGAAGAGCGCGTCATCCTGCTGATCGACGAAATCGACAAGGCCGACATCGAGTTCCCCAACGACCTGCTGCAAGAACTCGACAAGATGGAGTTCTACGTTTACGAGACCAACGAGACCATCAAGGCCAAGCAGCGCCCAATCATCATCATCACCTCCAACAACGAGAAGGAACTTCCGGACGCCTTCCTGCGCCGCTGCTTCTTCCACTACATCGCCTTCCCCGACCGCGACACGCTGCAGAAAATCGTCGACGTGCACTACCCGAACATCAGCAACTCGCTGGTGGCCGAGGCCCTGGACGTGTTCTTCGATGTGCGCAAGGTCCCTGGCCTGAAGAAGAAGCCTTCCACTTCCGAACTGGTGGACTGGCTGAAGCTGCTGATGGCAGACAACATCGGCGAAGCCGTGCTGCGCGAACGCGACCCCACCAAGGCCATCCCGCCGCTGGCTGGTGCCCTGGTGAAGAACGAGCAGGACGTGCAACTGCTGGAACGACTGGCCTTCATGAGCCGCCGCGCCAGCCGCTGA
- a CDS encoding GFA family protein — translation MHHGSCLCGAVKYEIDAPIESATHCHCSQCRKGHGAAFGTYFTVHWNSFRWVQGEDMVGEFHSSPGVTRTFCRQCGSTLQWYSQSANPDWVGVTLGTLDSPLSPIPQKHIYSESKADWYAIADGLPQEPRS, via the coding sequence ATGCACCACGGCAGTTGCCTGTGCGGCGCAGTGAAATACGAGATCGACGCGCCCATCGAATCCGCCACCCATTGCCATTGCAGCCAATGCCGCAAGGGCCACGGTGCGGCCTTCGGCACCTACTTCACCGTGCACTGGAACAGCTTCCGCTGGGTGCAAGGCGAGGACATGGTTGGCGAGTTCCACTCCTCTCCCGGCGTGACCCGGACCTTCTGCCGGCAGTGTGGGTCGACCCTGCAGTGGTACAGCCAGAGCGCCAACCCCGACTGGGTTGGCGTCACGCTGGGCACGCTGGATTCACCGCTGAGCCCCATCCCGCAGAAGCACATCTACTCGGAATCCAAGGCCGACTGGTACGCCATCGCCGACGGCCTGCCCCAGGAGCCCCGCTCCTGA